Proteins encoded in a region of the Sugiyamaella lignohabitans strain CBS 10342 chromosome B, complete sequence genome:
- the GCN4 gene encoding amino acid starvation-responsive transcription factor GCN4 has product MVLANTESGVSSSFPSERPYFSKLESVFEKYSASQAAVQDIWSVGLNSSPSLEEDQSFAVIDNYSTGRSSSYIDPLDILDNSPATSVATISPRELSVSSASGLEHSPLFDDIDLGDSNSWESLFNDDSNSISRESGSVASSIARPTMAPKVQASIAPSQSPSPSLMSTPLVKAEPISPIVGSVSLDSGRSFSVSSASSASNKRKRSELSVDLEMEKKDALGIIAYNRKPRSTPLQPVIVDDESDCTAVKRARNTEAARRSRARKMERMSQLEERVDQLVARNSELEAEIARLRELCPKDA; this is encoded by the coding sequence aTGGTCCTTGCTAATACCGAATCTGgtgtttcttcttccttccCCTCTGAGAGACCTTACTTCTCCAAGCTTGAGTCtgtatttgaaaaatactCTGCCTCTCAAGCAGCAGTCCAGGACATCTGGTCTGTGGGGTTGAATTCTAGTCCATCTCTCGAGGAGGATCAATCCTTTGCTGTTATTGATAACTATAGCACTGGTCGATCTTCATCTTACATCGATCCATTGGATATTTTGGATAACAGCCCTGCTACTTCGGTTGCTACTATTTCGCCCCGTGAGCTTTCTGTTTCATCTGCCTCTGGCTTAGAACATTCTCCCCTCTTTGATGACATCGATTTGGGTGATTCCAACTCTTGGGAGTCTTTGTTTAATGACGATAGCAATTCAATTTCTAGAGAATCTGGCTCTGTTGCTTCCTCTATTGCTCGTCCTACAATGGCACCCAAAGTTCAAGCCTCAATTGCTCCATCCCAGAGCCCAAGTCCTTCTTTGATGTCCACTCCTCTTGTTAAGGCTGAGCCTATCAGTCCTATTGTGGGCTCTGTTTCTCTTGACAGTGGAAGATCATTTTCTGTTTcctcagcttcttctgcctcTAACAAGCGTAAGCGCTCAGAGCTTTCTGTTGATTTAGAGATGGAAAAGAAGGATGCTCTGGGTATCATTGCTTACAACCGTAAGCCCCGTTCCACTCCTCTTCAACCAGTTATTGTCGACGATGAGAGCGACTGCACTGCTGTTAAGCGTGCCCGTAACACTGAGGCTGCCCGACGTTCGCGTGCTCGTAAGATGGAGCGTATGTCTCAGCTCGAAGAGCGTGTTGACCAGCTCGTTGCCAGAAATTCTGAGCTCGAGGCTGAAATTGCTCGTCTTCGTGAGCTGTGTCCTAAGGACGCCTAA
- the CYB5 gene encoding Cyb5p (Cytochrome b5; involved in the sterol and lipid biosynthesis pathways; acts as an electron donor to support sterol C5-6 desaturation; GO_component: GO:0005783 - endoplasmic reticulum [Evidence IEA]; GO_component: GO:0005789 - endoplasmic reticulum membrane [Evidence IEA]; GO_component: GO:0005789 - endoplasmic reticulum membrane [Evidence IDA] [PMID 12514182]; GO_component: GO:0016021 - integral component of membrane [Evidence IEA]; GO_component: GO:0043231 - intracellular membrane-bounded organelle [Evidence IEA]; GO_component: GO:0016020 - membrane [Evidence IEA]; GO_component: GO:0031090 - organelle membrane [Evidence IEA]; GO_function: GO:0009055 - electron carrier activity [Evidence IDA] [PMID 10622712]; GO_function: GO:0020037 - heme binding [Evidence IEA]; GO_function: GO:0046872 - metal ion binding [Evidence IEA]; GO_process: GO:0055114 - oxidation-reduction process [Evidence IEA]; GO_process: GO:0016126 - sterol biosynthetic process [Evidence IDA] [PMID 10622712]), translating to MSETKEQYISLAEVSKHTKQDDMWVVINGKVYDVSKFVDEHPGGEEVISDVAGKDCTREFEDVGHSEDAVEILERLFVGDADPSVSFYRYGLL from the coding sequence ATGTCTGAGACCAAGGAACAATATATTTCTCTCGCCGAGGTATCTAAGCATACCAAACAAGATGACATGTGGGTTGTCATCAATGGAAAGGTCTATGATGTTTCTAAGTTCGTTGATGAGCACCctggtggtgaagaagtCATCAGCGATGTCGCTGGTAAGGACTGTACTCGTGAGTTCGAGGATGTTGGTCACTCTGAggatgctgttgagatCCTTGAAAGATTGTTTGTCGGAGACGCCGACCCAAGTGTAAGTTTCTATCGATATGGCCTGTTATGA
- the CKA2 gene encoding casein kinase 2 catalytic subunit CKA2 (Alpha' catalytic subunit of casein kinase 2 (CK2); CK2 is a Ser/Thr protein kinase with roles in cell growth and proliferation; CK2, comprised of CKA1, CKA2, CKB1 and CKB2, has many substrates including transcription factors and all RNA polymerases; protein abundance increases in response to DNA replication stress; regulates Fkh1p-mediated donor preference during mating-type switching; GO_component: GO:0034456 - UTP-C complex [Evidence IDA] [PMID 17515605]; GO_component: GO:0005956 - protein kinase CK2 complex [Evidence IDA] [PMID 8135547]; GO_function: GO:0005524 - ATP binding [Evidence IEA,IEA]; GO_function: GO:0016301 - kinase activity [Evidence IEA]; GO_function: GO:0000166 - nucleotide binding [Evidence IEA]; GO_function: GO:0004672 - protein kinase activity [Evidence IEA]; GO_function: GO:0004674 - protein serine/threonine kinase activity [Evidence IEA,IEA]; GO_function: GO:0004674 - protein serine/threonine kinase activity [Evidence IDA] [PMID 8226802]; GO_function: GO:0016740 - transferase activity [Evidence IEA]; GO_function: GO:0016772 - transferase activity, transferring phosphorus-containing groups [Evidence IEA]; GO_process: GO:0006974 - cellular response to DNA damage stimulus [Evidence IDA] [PMID 11551505]; GO_process: GO:0001300 - chronological cell aging [Evidence IMP] [PMID 20657825]; GO_process: GO:0007535 - donor selection [Evidence IGI] [PMID 22496671]; GO_process: GO:0016310 - phosphorylation [Evidence IEA]; GO_process: GO:0006468 - protein phosphorylation [Evidence IEA]; GO_process: GO:0006468 - protein phosphorylation [Evidence IDA] [PMID 16952051]; GO_process: GO:0006356 - regulation of transcription from RNA polymerase I promoter [Evidence IDA] [PMID 11551505]; GO_process: GO:0006359 - regulation of transcription from RNA polymerase III promoter [Evidence IDA] [PMID 11551505]) gives MSKAKPSVSRVYADYNQRMPNSYWDYDNVSILWGTLQNYEIVRKIGRGKYSEAFEGINLANNGKCVIKVLKPVKKKKIKREIKILQNLAGGENIVMLLDVVRDPLSKTPSLIFEYVNNTDFRILYPKLTDFDIRYYIFELLKALDYSHSKGIMHRDVKPHNVMIDHEKRQLRLIDWGLAEFYHPGTEYNVRVASRCFKGPELLVDLQMYDYSLDMWSLGAMFASMIFKKDPFFHGSSNSDQLVKIAKVLGTDELYQYLYKYHLTLDSQYDKILGSYPRRPWSRFVNSENSHLVSEEAIDFVDKLLRYDHQDRLTAKEAMAHAYFEPVRAAAAAAAAASGGSVVAGNK, from the coding sequence ATGTCGAAAGCTAAGCCATCAGTTTCTCGCGTTTACGCAGATTATAACCAGCGAATGCCAAACTCATACTGGGATTATGATAATGTATCGATCCTTTGGGGCACCTTACAAAATTATGAAATTGTTCGTAAAATCGGTCGTGGAAAGTACTCAGAAGCCTTTGAAGGTATCAATCTTGCTAATAATGGAAAGTGTGTTATCAAGGTACTCAAGCCtgtcaaaaagaagaagatcaagagaGAAATCAAGATTCTTCAGAACCTGGCTGGCGGCGAAAACATTGTCATGTTGCTAGATGTTGTGCGTGATCCATTGTCCAAAACCCCCTCGTTGATTTTTGAATATGTCAACAATACGGATTTCCGTATCTTGTATCCCAAACTTACCGACTTTGATATTCGTTACTACATTTTTGAACTGCTAAAGGCTCTTGATTACTCTCACTCAAAAGGAATCATGCATAGAGATGTCAAGCCTCACAATGTCATGATTGATCATGAGAAGAGACAGCTAAGACTTATTGACTGGGGTCTTGCCGAGTTCTACCACCCTGGTACTGAATATAATGTGCGTGTAGCCTCGCGATGCTTCAAGGGTCCTGAGCTTCTTGTCGATTTGCAGATGTACGACTATTCACTTGATATGTGGTCTCTTGGTGCTATGTTTGCATCTATGATTTTCAAGAAAGATCCTTTTTTCCATGGCAGCTCCAACTCGGACCAATTGGTGAAGATTGCAAAGGTCCTTGGTACTGATGAACTTTATCAATAcctttataaatatcacCTGACCCTTGACAGTCAATATGATAAGATCCTTGGCTCCTATCCCAGGAGGCCATGGTCCCGATTTGTCAACTCTGAAAACTCGCATCTGGTATCTGAAGAGGCTATTGACTTCGTCGATAAACTGCTTCGTTACGACCACCAGGATCGATTAACTGCTAAAGAGGCTATGGCACACGCATACTTTGAACCTGTtcgtgctgctgccgctgcagcagctgctgcttctggtggaTCAGTGGTGGCAGGAAATAAGTAA
- the CYR1 gene encoding adenylate cyclase (Adenylate cyclase; required for cAMP production and cAMP-dependent protein kinase signaling; the cAMP pathway controls a variety of cellular processes, including metabolism, cell cycle, stress response, stationary phase, and sporulation; GO_component: GO:0005789 - endoplasmic reticulum membrane [Evidence IDA] [PMID 22575457]; GO_component: GO:0005739 - mitochondrion [Evidence IDA] [PMID 14576278]; GO_component: GO:0005739 - mitochondrion [Evidence IDA] [PMID 16823961]; GO_component: GO:0005739 - mitochondrion [Evidence IDA] [PMID 22575457]; GO_component: GO:0005886 - plasma membrane [Evidence IDA] [PMID 2196438]; GO_function: GO:0005524 - ATP binding [Evidence IEA]; GO_function: GO:0004016 - adenylate cyclase activity [Evidence IEA,IEA]; GO_function: GO:0004016 - adenylate cyclase activity [Evidence IDA] [PMID 2934138]; GO_function: GO:0004016 - adenylate cyclase activity [Evidence IMP] [PMID 6360999]; GO_function: GO:0003824 - catalytic activity [Evidence IEA]; GO_function: GO:0016829 - lyase activity [Evidence IEA]; GO_function: GO:0000287 - magnesium ion binding [Evidence IEA]; GO_function: GO:0046872 - metal ion binding [Evidence IEA]; GO_function: GO:0000166 - nucleotide binding [Evidence IEA]; GO_function: GO:0016849 - phosphorus-oxygen lyase activity [Evidence IEA]; GO_process: GO:0007265 - Ras protein signal transduction [Evidence IGI] [PMID 2934138]; GO_process: GO:0007188 - adenylate cyclase-modulating G-protein coupled receptor signaling pathway [Evidence IGI] [PMID 2934138]; GO_process: GO:0006171 - cAMP biosynthetic process [Evidence IEA,IEA]; GO_process: GO:0009190 - cyclic nucleotide biosynthetic process [Evidence IEA]; GO_process: GO:0035556 - intracellular signal transduction [Evidence IEA]; GO_process: GO:0007165 - signal transduction [Evidence IEA]) → MGTFSHRSSREQSLDLTDYHDDQSKLTFDLDTDLGEMTGIIKDTLAGEGETTERAVEETQWAAPESWAVSKETPLTEDALWANGDAIASAPKKTNFFLRVFREDGTFGTVSCPLYATVSELIQMLGRKFFLPSVAGYKLSVRSGGLTRLLQPNERPVLLQKILLEFMGYTERDRIAELGREDLSYLCRFEFSKTPFKQFGKDDRVYARDVTTVALRDMHLQTIPIVIFQKASEIESLDVSENPSIILPLDFIQACARLKELKFISNHCLQFPANILKTAALTHLDLSNNLLITLDNIDFGQLQHLQSLNLQGNRLTNLPDNISKLEQLKVLNMSSNNLTHVNPALCRIESLIELDFSFNRIEELPDEIGQLKQLEKLGMTNNYLSKELPKTFNNLVSLVDLDVRYNKLQNIDILSELPRLSMLYVSKNSVHTFQHSFHRLSMFYFDRNPITKIFFKEPLHSLTVLNLRKAKLTVLSDDFLKMIPMIERLVLDGNHLVTLPPGIGSLKKLLYLSIVANELSSLPPEIGNLKELRTLDLHSNNLKSLPEELWNLSSLMVLNISSNLLDSFPKPNFHIGSIGSADSMAPLYKSLTASVANREEFSDSYELRTVDDRRPSVMSVQSIPSPKDGSSRRISIYPPLQPIPSYDESDSTTTNDVSASPRGRPCLSHSLSILRAADNRFNDDCYQELSLLSELQVLNLSYNELVDIPYGALGRLTRLRELYLSGNNLSSLPADDFQNTKTLRVFYVNSNKLHSLPAEVGKISHLQVFDVGSNNLRYNINNWPYDWNWNWNRELKYLNFSGNRRLEIKNMHGATSHSRGEDNQRNLSDFTVLTNLRVLGLMDVTLMTPSVPDQTENCRVRTYGSDILSMSYGMADSLGAHDNLSTMDLVIERFRGNEKEAIIGLFDGRNKNREGGNKVSKLIQETFGNIFDDELSKLREGESVSDALRRAFLSTNKEIGNTTMLPSEEIARTFIAHRSSTAANLDPDDRSTGSCATIVYINDNRMFVANVGDTMALLSKGNGDYTVLTTRHDPTSKEELERIREGAGIVSSDGRLDNVLDVSRAIGFYNLIPHIHAAPSIAEYDLTDADDFLILASKQLWEYVTYEMAVDLARTEIDDPMLAAQKLRDFAIAYGCNDKIMVMVIAVGGFRRKAKYKGSTGGNINHLGSLAGAEEELFPSLKKRRDKSLLPEDSSLARLGGEVEPPVGDVAMVFTDIKNSTLLWETYPVAMRSAIKTHNAIMRRNIRIMGGYEVKTEGDAFIVSFPTPTSALLWCFSVQSQLLVADWPAEIVESKEGGPVTDSNDVLIFRGLSVRMGIHWGRPVCETDVITKRMDYFGPMVNRTARISAVADGGQITLSSDFLSEIKRLDKAHKRVLEGTSLPEAYGDEALGESMDRNMKMLHQLGYIVQDLGEMKLKGLENPESISVIYPKSLRGRLEHHEQNRTPEQIKQQTTSFGGVMGGDGKPDMRQPKRPSHPLGHGAVRAGGLTMDLLQRLRSVSNRLEKVCSQLNMPAIDMTAFSDYDRKTNANVMAVVPNTDYDYILFFEQLVTRIENALSTLYIRAASNNIRHHYASEGPTDTLSELADILKKMSILVVENRIKLDSPNPTSSG, encoded by the coding sequence ATGGGCACTTTCTCGCATCGCTCATCGAGAGAACAGTCTTTGGATTTGACTGATTATCACGACGATCAAAGCAAGTTGACGTTTGACCTTGACACCGATCTGGGTGAAATGACTGGAATCATTAAAGACACACTAGCTGGCGAAGGTGAAACCACTGAAAGGGCCGTGGAAGAAACCCAGTGGGCTGCTCCTGAGAGTTGGGCTGTATCTAAGGAGACACCCTTGACAGAAGATGCCTTGTGGGCTAATGGAGATGCTATTGCTTCGGCGCCTAAGAAGAccaatttctttttgcGTGTGTTTAGAGAAGATGGCACTTTTGGTACAGTATCATGCCCTCTATATGCAACTGTCTCCGAGTTAATCCAGATGTTGGGTAGGAAATTTTTCCTTCCCTCTGTGGCAGGATACAAATTGTCAGTCAGGTCTGGCGGTTTGACACGACTTTTACAGCCCAATGAACGACCGGTCTTATTACAGAAAATATTGCTAGAGTTTATGGGCTACACGGAGAGAGATCGCATTGCGGAACTTGGTAGGGAGGATCTGAGTTATTTATGTCGATTTGAGTTTTCCAAGACTCCATTCAAGCAGTTTGGTAAGGATGATCGTGTATATGCAAGAGACGTCACGACCGTGGCCTTGAGAGATATGCATCTCCAAACTATTCCAATAGTTATCTTTCAAAAGGCTTCGGAAATCGAGTCATTAGATGTAAGTGAGAATCCCTCGATTATTTTGCCGTTGGATTTCATCCAGGCATGCGCAAGACTTAAGGAGCTCAAATTCATCAGCAACCACTGTTTACAATTCCCTGCTAATATCTTGAAAACTGCTGCCCTGACACATCTGGACTTGTCTAATAATCTCCTCATTACTTTGGACAATATTGACTTTGGACAGCTGCAACACCTACAATCATTAAATCTTCAAGGTAATCGCTTGACTAATCTCCCTGATAATATTAGCAAACTTGAACAACTCAAAGTGCTCAACATGTCGTCAAATAATTTGACTCATGTCAATCCAGCCTTGTGTCGAATCGAGTCTCTAATTGAGTTGGACTTTTCGTTTAATCGTATCGAAGAGCTTCCCGATGAAATCGGCCAATTGAAGCAACTGGAAAAGCTCGGCATGACGAATAACTATTTGTCCAAAGAGTTGCCAAAAACATTCAATAACCTGGTCTCATTAGTGGATCTGGATGTTCGTTATAATAAACTTCAGAATATCGACATTCTTAGCGAGTTGCCTCGTCTGTCTATGCTCTATGTTTCCAAGAATTCAGTTCATACATTCCAGCATTCATTCCACCGACTGAGCATGTTTTACTTCGATAGGAATCCAATTACTAAgatctttttcaaagagCCATTGCATAGTTTGACGGTGTTAAACCTACGGAAGGCTAAACTTACTGTCCTCAGTGACGACtttctgaagatgattcCTATGATTGAACGGTTGGTTCTGGATGGCAACCATTTGGTTACTCTTCCACCAGGAATCGGCTCTTTGAAAAAGCTACTGTATCTGAGTATAGTGGCTAATGAGTTGTCGAGTCTTCCACCAGAAATTGGCAACCTGAAAGAGCTCCGAACGTTGGATCTTCATAGTAACAACTTGAAGAGTTTACCAGAAGAACTCTGGAATTTGTCTTCATTGATGGTGTTGAATATTTCATCCAACTTGCTAGACTCATTCCCAAAGCCCAACTTCCATATTGGAAGTATTGGTAGTGCCGACTCTATGGCTCCTCTGTATAAATCACTCACTGCGTCAGTGGCCAATCGCGAAGAATTCAGTGATTCCTATGAGTTGCGCACTGTGGATGATCGAAGACCTTCTGTAATGTCGGTTCAATCTATTCCGTCTCCAAAAGACGGTAGTTCTAGAAGAATCTCCATCTACCCTCCTTTACAGCCTATTCCTTCATACGACGAGAGTGATTCAACCACCACTAATGACGTTTCGGCTTCTCCCAGAGGTAGACCATGTTTGTCACACAGTTTATCGATTCTGCGTGCTGCTGACAATCGTTTCAATGATGACTGTTATCAAGAGTTGTCATTGCTCAGTGAATTGCAGGTTTTGAATCTGTCTTACAACGAACTTGTTGATATTCCATATGGAGCTCTAGGAAGGTTGACACGACTGAGAGAACTTTACTTATCTGGTAACAACCTTAGCAGTTTGCCAGCAGACGACTTTCAAAATACAAAGACGTTACGAGTTTTCTATGTTAACTCCAATAAGCTCCACTCGTTACCCGCAGAAGTGGGTAAGATCTCTCATTTGCAAGTCTTCGATGTCGGTTCTAATAATCTTAGATATAATATCAACAATTGGCCTTATGATTGGAATTGGAACTGGAATCGGGAGCTGAAGTATCTTAACTTTTCAGGAAATCGTCGTTTGGAGATCAAAAATATGCATGGAGCCACTTCACACTCTCGAGGAGAAGATAACCAAAGGAACTTGAGTGACTTTACCGTCCTGACTAATTTGCGAGTTTTGGGACTTATGGACGTGACACTGATGACACCGTCTGTACCTGATCAGACTGAAAACTGCCGTGTCCGTACATATGGTTCCGATATATTGTCAATGAGTTATGGTATGGCCGACTCTCTAGGAGCTCATGATAATCTATCAACGATGGATTTGGTCATCGAAAGGTTCAGAGGTAATGAGAAGGAAGCTATCATTGGTCTCTTTGACGGTAGAAATAAGAACCGTGAGGGAGGAAACAAGGTTAGTAAACTTATCCAAGAAACTTTTGGAAATATCTTTGATGATGAGCTGTCTAAGCTCCGCGAAGGAGAAAGTGTTTCAGATGCTTTGCGTAGAGCATTCTTGTCAACTAATAAGGAGATCGGTAATACTACTATGCTACCATCAGAAGAGATTGCTCGTACATTTATAGCCCACAGAAGTtcaactgctgctaatCTTGATCCCGATGACCGATCTACTGGATCATGTGCCACTATTGTCTACATCAACGACAATCGTATGTTTGTTGCAAACGTAGGAGACACTATGGCATTATTGTCAAAGGGTAATGGAGATTATACAGTTCTTACCACTCGCCACGATCCTACATCCAAGGAAGAGCTAGAAAGAATAAGAGAAGGAGCTGGTATTGTATCTAGTGATGGACGGTTGGATAATGTCCTTGATGTGTCACGAGCAATTGGATTCTACAATCTCATCCCGCATATTCACGCAGCTCCATCTATTGCTGAGTATGATCTTACTGATGCGGACGACTTCTTGATTCTCGCTAGTAAGCAACTTTGGGAATATGTGACATACGAAATGGCAGTTGATTTGGCGAGAACCGAAATCGACGATCCTATGTTGGCTGCACAGAAACTACGTGACTTTGCCATTGCCTATGGTTGTAACGACAAGATTATGGTGATGGTTATTGCAGTTGGTGGATTCCGTAGAAAGGCCAAGTACAAGGGCTCAACAGGAGGTAACATAAATCATCTCGGCTCTTTAGCTGGtgccgaagaagaattgtTCCCTTCGTTGAAGAAACGACGTGACAAGTCATTGTTACCGGAAGATTCGTCCTTGGCTAGACttggtggtgaagtagaGCCTCCAGTGGGTGATGTTGCAATGGTAttcactgatatcaagaacTCCACACTTTTATGGGAAACATACCCTGTTGCAATGAGATCAGCCATCAAAACTCATAATGCTATAATGAGAAGAAATATTCGTATTATGGGTGGATACGAAGTTAAGACTGAAGGTGATGCGTTTATAGTTTCGTTCCCTACGCCTACTTCAGCTCTTCTATGGTGTTTCAGTGTACAATCGCAATTACTAGTGGCAGATTGGCCTGCAGAGATAGTGGAGTCTAAAGAAGGAGGACCAGTGACTGATTCCAACGATGTACTTATCTTCCGTGGTCTGTCAGTAAGAATGGGTATCCACTGGGGTAGACCAGTATGTGAGACAGATGTCATTACTAAGAGAATGGACTATTTTGGCCCCATGGTGAACCGAACAGCTCGTATTAGTGCTGTTGCCGATGGTGGTCAAATTACTCTTTCTTCAGACTTCCTATCTGAAATTAAACGTCTGGATAAGGCACACAAGCGTGTTCTTGAAGGAACAAGTTTGCCGGAAGCATATGGAGATGAGGCTTTAGGCGAATCAATGGATCGTAACATGAAAATGCTGCATCAATTAGGATACATCGTGCAAGATCTTGGAGAAATGAAATTAAAGGGTCTAGAAAATCCTGAATCTATCTCAGTCATATACCCTAAGAGTCTTCGAGGCCGTCTTGAGCATCATGAACAAAACCGTACTCCAGAGCAAATCAAGCAACAGACGACTAGTTTTGGCGGTGTAATGGGTGGTGACGGGAAGCCGGATATGAGACAACCCAAGAGACCATCACATCCTTTAGGACACGGTGCAGTGCGTGCTGGAGGGCTCACAATGGACCTCCTACAGCGATTGCGGTCAGTTTCCAATAGATTGGAAAAAGTATGCTCGCAGCTCAACATGCCTGCTATTGACATGACTGCATTTTCCGATTATGACAGGAAGACTAATGCCAATGTCATGGCCGTGGTACCTAATACTGATTATGATTACATTCTGTTTTTCGAGCAGCTCGTAACAAGAATCGAAAACGCTCTGTCGACATTATATATCCGTGCTGCATCAAACAACATACGACATCACTATGCTTCGGAAGGACCAACTGATACTTTGTCGGAGTTGGCAGATAtcctgaagaagatgtCGATTCTTGTTGTGGAAAATCGAATCAAACTAGACAGTCCAAACCCGACCTCATCTGGTTAG